Sequence from the Actinocatenispora sera genome:
GTACCCGACGTAGCCGGGCGGGGCACCGACCAGCCGCGCCACCGAGTGCTTCTCCCCGTACTCGGACATGTCGATGCGGACCATCGCCCGCTCGTCGTCGAACAGGAAGTCGGCGAGCGCCTTCGCCAGCTCGGTCTTGCCCACCCCGGTCGGGCCGAGGAACAGGAACGAACCGGTGGGCCGGTTCTCGTCGGCGATGCCGGACCGCGCGCGGCGTACCGCGTCCGAGATGGCACCGACCGCCTCGGCCTGGCCGATCACGCGCTTGCCCAGCTCCTCCTCCATCCGGAGCAGCTTGGCCGTCTCGCCCTCCATCAGCCGGCCGGCCGGGATGCCGGTCCAGGACGCCACCACGTCGGCGATGTCGTCCGGGCTGACCTCCTCGTTCAGCATCGCGCCGTTGGCCTGCAGCTCGGCCAGCTCCTGGCCCGCGTCGGCGAGCTTCTTCTCCAGCTCCGGAATCCGCCCGTACCGCAGCTCGGAGGCGCGGCCGAGATCGCCGTCGCGTTCGGCCAGTTCGGCCTCGCGCTTGATCTGGTCGAGCTCCTCCTTCGTCTCGGAGATGGCGGAGATGTGCTGCTTCTCGTTCTGCCAGCGCTCGTTCAGCACGGTCAGCTGCTCGCGCTTGTCGGCGAGTTCGCGGCGCAGCTTCTCCAGCCGCTGCTTCGAGGCGTCGTCGTCCTCCTTGGACAGCGCCATCTCCTCGATCTCCAGCCGCCGCACCGCGCGCTCGATCTCGTCCACCTCGACCGGCCGGGAGTCGATCTCCATCCGCAGCCGGGACGCGGACTCGTCGACCAGGTCGATCGCCTTGTCCGGCAGGAACCGGTCGGTGATGTACCGGTCGGACAGCGCGGCGGCGGCCACCAGCGCGGCGTCGGTGATCCGCACCCCGTGGTGCACCTCGTACCGCTCCTTGAGGCCGCGCAGGATGCCGACGGTGTCCTCGACGCTCGGCTCGCCGACGAGCACCGGCTGGAACCGCCGCTCCAGCGCCGGGTCCTTCTCGATGTGCTCGCGGTACTCGTCGAGCGTGGTGGCGCCGACCATCCGCAGCTCACCGCGGGCGAGCATCGGCTTGAGCATGTTGCCGGCGTCCATCGAACCGTCCGCCTTGCCGGCGCCGACGACGGTGTGCAGCTCGTCGATGAACGTGATGATCTGGCCCTCGGAGCCGGTGATCTCCTCCAGTACCGACTTGAGCCGCTCCTCGAACTGCCCGCGGTACTGCGCGCCGGCGATCATCGCGCCGAGATCCAGCGAGACGAGTCGCTTGTTCTTCAGGCTCTCCGGCACGTCACCGGCGACGACCCGCTGCGCCAGCCCCTCGACGATCGCGGTCTTGCCGACGCCCGGCTCGCCGATCAGCACCGGGTTGTTCTTGGTGCGCCGGGACAGCACCTGGACCACCCGGCGCACCTCGGCGTCCCGGCCGATCACCGGGTCGAGCTTGCCCTCGCGGGCCTGCGCGGTCAGGTCGATGCCGTACTTCTCCAGCGCCTTGTACGTCTGCTCCGGGTCGGGCGTGGTGACCCGCCGGTCGCCGCCGCGGACCACCGGGAACGCCGCGACCAGGTTCTCCTCGGTGGCGCCGGCGTCCGTGAGCGCCTGCGTCACCTGGCCGCCCACCCGGGCCAGCGCGGCCAGCAGGTGCTCGGTCGACAGGTACTCGTCGCCGAGGGGCCGGGCGATCTGCTCGGCGGCGTTGATCGTGTTGACGATCTCCCGGGACACGGTGGGCTCGGCGATGCTGCTGCCGGACACGGTCGGCAGCTTCGCCAGCGCGGCCTGGGTGGCGCTCTCCACCCGGCCCGGATCGGCGCCCGCGGCCCGCAGCAGCGCGGTCGCGGTCGACCCCTCGGTGGACAGCAGCGCATCCAGCAGGTGCCAGGCCTCGACGGTGGCGTGCCCCTTGCCGGTCGCCGCGGACACGGCCGCGGCGATGACCTCACGACTCTTGGTGGTCAGGCGTTCGACGTTCATGCTCTCCCCGCAGCAGACTTCGGTTCTCACGGCCTTGCGCCAGTGCCCCGGGGCCGGCCGACGGAGTTCTGGCGCATCCCTTGGTGCAACCGGGCAAGAGTTGAGTCTATTCCGCTCAACCTGAGGTTTGTCCCGGCGCGGCGGATCCGGCCATGACATGGCCCACTCCGTACCCGCGGAGGCGCATCGCCCCGGCGGCGCCGGGCCGCGCCGGCGACCCCCGTACGCGCCGGGGCGTCGCCCGCCGGGTCAGCGCTCCGCGGCGGGGCGGTTCGCCAGTTCGGACAGGTTCATCGCCATCGCCCGGTGCACCGCCGGGATCCGGTCCAGCGCGCGCAGCGCGGTGTTGCGGACCCCGCGCAGCGGTGCCGAGCCGACGGTGGCGACCCGGGTCATCCGGTGCGTGAACGCCACCACCTCCTCGGCCACCGGGCGCCGCTCCGCCTCGTACTCGTCCAGGACGGTCTCGGCGGCGCCGTCCCGCAGCACGGCCGTGAGCTTGTGGCCGAGCGTCACCGCGTCCTGGATGCCGGTGTTCATGCCCTGACCGCCGGCCGGGCTGTGCACGTGTGCCGCGTCGCCGGCGAGCAGCAGCCGGCCGGACCGGTAGTGCGCGGCGAGCCGATGGTGGACCCGGAACCGGGAACTCCACGCGATCTCGTCCACCCGGGCCGGGTGCCGCCGGGGCCCGCGGGCGTCGAGCAGCGCCCGCACGTCGGCCAGGCTGGGCTTCTCCGGCGCCTCGTCGACGGTGGCGACGATCCGGTGCCGGCCGCCGGGCAGCGGCGCGACCACCGTCACCCCGTCGGCCGAGAGGTACAAGATGGCCTGGTCGTTCGGCTCGGACCAGGACAGCCGCACGTCCGCCAGGACGAACGACTCCGGATAGCTGTCGCCGGTGAACTCGATGCCGGTCCGCCCCCGGACGAAGCTGTGCATGCCATCGCAACCCACCACGTACCGGGCCCGCACCGTCTCGCCGCTCGCCAGCGTGCCGCGCACGCTCGCGGCGTCGACATCCAGCCCGGTCAGCCGGTACGGGCGGTGCACGTCACCGCCGGCCGCGCGCAGCCGCGCGGTGAGTACCCGCTCGGTCACGTCCTGCGGGACCAGCAGGGCGAACGGGAAATCGGTCGGCAGCTCGCCGAAGTCGACGGTCAGCAGTACCCGGTCGCGCTCGCGCACGGTGAAGCGCCGGGCCACGATGCCCTGCGCGACGAGTTCGTCGGCGAGGTCGATCTCGCGCAGCACCTCCAGCGTGCGGGCGTGCACGACGGCGGCCCGCGAGGTGTCGGCCGCCTCGGCCGCCTGGTCGACGACGACCGTGTCGACGCCGGCGGCGGCGAGCACGGTGGCCAGGGTGAGACCGACCGGTCCGGCACCGGCGATCAGGACGTCGGTGCTGCGCGGAATGTCCGACACGGGCAACCCCCTCGGGTGCGAACGGCTCGTGTGCACAAGCTTCGTCCACACCCGGCACGTTCTGCGGCTCGGACCCATCGCCGCCGAATCGCTCGTCGCCGCCCTCGGTGCCGCCCACCAGTCGCACCGCACCGGCTCGCTCGACGACACCGGGCTTCGAGGTGACGAGGGTCGCCGGCGGGAATAGTGGACTGCCCGTTCTAGTACCGGTACCGTCCTCGGGGTGGGACGACCCAAGGAGTTCGACGTCGACGAGGCGGTCGACGCCGCGACGCAGGCCTTTCGTGATCGTGGCTACGAAGCCACGTCCACCCAGGACCTGTGCGACGCCACCGGGTTGTGCCGCAGCAGCATCTACCACACGTTCGGCAGCAAGCGGGAGCTGTTCGAGCGGTCCCTGACCCGGTACACCGAGCGGCAGACCGGCGAGCTGGTCGACCTGCTGCACGCCGACACCCCGGTACCGGAGCGGTTGCGCGCGCTGTTCGACGCGATCATCACGGCCGGGTCGGACGGCTGCTTCACCGTCAGCTCGGTGGTGGAGCTCGCCGGCCGGGACGACGAGCTGACCGCGTGCGCGCTGCGCGGGATGTCGTCGTTGCGCGGCGAGCTTCGATGTGCCATCGAGGCCGGTCAGGCGGCCGGCGAGATCCGCACCGGATCGTCGCCGGACGAGCTGGCCGACTTCGTCCAGGCCACCATCGCCGGCCTGCAGGTGATGGCGCGGGGCGGGGTGGCCGACACGGCGATGCGGCACGCCGCGAACGTGGCGCTCGCCGCCATGTAGCCGGCACCGAACCCCCACCCACCAGCAACGACCCGATCCGCCCGGGCAACGCACGAGCCGGGCGACCCCGACCGAGAACCCTTGGCGGCCAACGACGGCCGCGTACTAGAACGATCAGTCCAAAAATCCTTGTCTTCGGGAGACCCGCCATGCCGCTCGCGGTCTACATCCTCGCGCTGAGCGTCTTTTCCCTAGGTACCAGCGAATTCGTCATCTCCGGGCTGTTACCCGAGGTGGCCGGCGACCTGCACGTGTCGATCCCCACCGCCGGGCTGCTCATCTCCGGCTTCGCGATCGGGATGCTCGTCGGCGCGCCGATCCTCGCCGCGGCCACCCTCAAGCTGCCCCGCAAGGTCACGCTGACCGGCGCGCTCGCGGTGTTCATCGCCGGCAACGTGCTCGCCGCGATCGCACCGAACTACCCGATGCTGTTCGGCGCCCGGGTGCTCACCGCGCTCGCCACCGCCGCGTTCTGGGCGGTCGGCGCCGCGACCGCGGTCAAGCTGGCCCCGGCCGGCGCGCACACCCGCGCGCTCGCCGTCATGGTCGGCGGGCTGACCGTCTCCAACATCATCGGCGTACCGTTCGGCACCCTCGTCGGCCAGCACCTCGGCTGGCGGGCGGCGTTCCTGGTGGTCGCCGGGCTCGCCGGGATCGGCCTGGTCGGCGTGCTCAAGGTGGTACCGGGCGGGCACTCCGCGGACCCGGCCGACCGGCCCAACCTGCGCGGCGAGCTGGCCGCGTTCCGCAGCGGCCGGCTGTGGCTCGCGCTCGCCACCACGGCGCTGGTACAGACCGGGTTCATCGCGGTGTTCAGCTACCTGACGCCGCTGCTGACCCGGGTCGCCGGCGTGCCGAGCGGGCTGATCCCCGGCGTCCTGCTGCTGTTCGGGCTGGGCAACCTGGTCGGCATCACGCTCGCCGGCCAGTTCGCCGACGCCCGGCAGCTCGGCACCCTGTACGTGGCGCTCGCCGGGACGATCCTGGTGCTGGCGTCGCTGGCGCTGTTCGCCGGGTCGACCATCGCCGCGGTCGCACTCGCGTTCGGGCTCGGGCTGTTCGGCATGGCGTGCGCGCCGTCGATGAACGGCCGGGTCTTCTCGCTGGCCGGAGCCGCGCCGACGCTGGCGTCCTCGGTCAACGTGTCCGCGTTCAACGCCGGCAACACGATCGGGCCGTGGCTCGGCGGGCTGGTCATCGCCGGCGGCCTCGGGTACGCCTCGACCGCCTGGGTCGGTGCCGCGGTCGCGGTCGGCGCGCTGGCGCTGGCCGTACTGTCCGGCGTGGCGGACCGGCGGTCCCGGCCCACCGAGCCGGTGCGGACCGACGTACCGACAACCGAGCTCGCCGACATGGCCGCCTGACGACCCGCTCGCCCGGTCGATCACCCCGTGCCGTCCGCATGCCGGACGGCACGGGGCTCGTCGCCCCCGGCATGGTCGGCGCACCGGACCGGCACCCCGCCGACGGGAGAACGGCTCGCCGCCGTTGCGATCGGGAAGATCGAGCACGAACGAGGCACTCACCCTGACCTTGTAGGGTTGCCACTCCGGCAAAGTCAGAGGAACACAAGGCGGTGAACACCGTGCGGGTACGGGTCGAGAAGGCCGTGCTACCAGGCATCGGCGTACGGCACGACCTAGCCACCACGTCCGGTCGTCGGATCGGGGTCATCACCCACCGATCGGGCCAGCGCGACCTGATCGTGTACGACCCGGAGGATCCCGACGAAAGCAGCGACACCGTGCCGCTGACCGACGACGAGGCCGATGCGCTCGCGGTGATCCTGGACGCATCCCGGGTGCTCAGCCAGCTCGCCGGGCTGCACGACCAGGTCGCCGGCACACTGGTGATCGAGCAGATCCCGGTGCGGGCCGGCTCGCCGTTCGCCGGCCGGCCGATGGGCGACACCCAGGCCCGCACGCGTACCGGCGCCTCGATCGTCGCCGTACTGCGACACGGCGAGGCGCTCGCCTCGCCCACGCCGGACTTCCGGCTGGCCGGCGGCGACCTGATGGTCGTCGTCGGTACCCGGGAGGGCGTCGACGGGGTGGCCGACATCATCGCGCACGGGCAGACGGGGTAGCCGGTGGACACTGCGGCACTCCTCACCGAAATCGGCGCGCTGCTGTTCGGCCTCGCCCTGCTCGGCCGCGTCGCCCGTCGCATCGGCCTCACCCCGATCCCGCTGTACCTGCTCGCCGGGCTGGCCTTCGGCCACGGTGGGCTGCTGCCGCTGTCCGCCAGCCAGGAGTTCACCGAGGCCGGCTCGGAGATCGGTGTCGTCCTGCTGCTGGTGATGCTCGGCCTCGAGTACTCGCCGGAGGAGCTGGTCGGCAACCTGAAGCGGCACGCGCCGTCCGGCCTGATCGACGCGGTGTTCAACGCGGTACCGGGTGCCGCGCTCGCGCTGATCCTCGGTTGGGGTCCGGTCGCCGCCGTGGTCCTCGCCGGCATCACCTGGGTCTCCTCGTCCGGCGTGATCGCGAAGGTACTCACCGATCTCGGCCGGCTCGGCAACCGGGAGACGCCGACGGTGCTGTCGGTGCTGGTCACCGAGGACCTGGCGATGGCGCTCTACCTGCCGATCCTGACCGCGGTGCTGGCCGGATCGGGCCTGCTGATGGGCGGCCTGACGTTGGGCATCGCCGTCCTCACCATCACCGCCGTACTCGTCGTCGCCATCCGGTACGGCGGCTTCATCTCGGCGCTCGTCTCGGCCAAGAACGCCGAGTCCTTCCTGCTCGGCGTGCTCGGCCTGACGCTGCTCGTCGCGGGCGTGGCACAGGGCCTGAAGGTGTCGTCCGCGGTCGGCGCCTTCCTGGTCGGCATCGCACTGTCCGGCGAGGTCGCCGAGCACGCCAGCCAGCTGCTCAGCCCGCTGCGTGACCTGTTCGCCGCGGTGTTCTTCGTCTTCTTCGGCCTGCACACCGACCCGCGGTCGATCCCGTCGGTGCTGCTGCCAGCGGTCGGGTTGGCCGTGGTGACGATGGGTACGAAGGTGGCGACCGGCTACCTCGCCGCGAAACGCGCCGGCATCGCACCCCGCGGGCGTTGGCGGGCCGGGCTCGCGCTGACGCCACGGGGAGAGTTCTCGATCGTCATCGCCGGGCTGGCGGTGGCGGCCGGGATCGAGAAACAGATCGGGCCGCTGGCCACCGCGTACGTGATGATCACCGTGGTGGTCGGGCCGTTGCTGGCCCGGCTCACCGACATCGGCCGGCCGCGCCGGCGGGTCAAGGTGGTCGCCACGCCGCTCCCGGCCGGCGCGCCGATCGACGTCGACGATCTGATCGGACCGGAGGAGCAGGCCGCCATGCTGCCCGAACCGCGGACAGTGCCGGACACCCCCGAGCCGCATCACGCCGCGAACGGGCGGGCCGGAGCCGGACCACCGGGCCAGGCCCCACCGGACGAGCCGGCGGTGGTCGAGGCGACCGAACTCGACGAGGCCACCGCCGAGCGCGACGACGTGCACTGACACCACCGCGGCGCGGTCTGCGTCCGTCCCGGCCCGGCCGGGAGCCGCTCAGCCCTGACCGGCCGCGTCGCCGGCGGCGCCCGGCCCGGACGCGCCCTGCCCGGACGCGTCGCCGGAGGCGCCGTGCCCGGCCTCGCCGTGCCCGGTCTGGCCCTGGCCGGCAGCACCCTGGCCGGTCTCGCCCTGCCCTGGACGCGCGGGCTGCTGCTCGGCGAACCGGTCCAGGCTGTCCTTGGCCCGGACGACACCGGTGCCGATCTTGTCGGAGTACTTCCCGCCGGTCTTCTCGTCGATGAAGCCGGCCGCCCGGTCCAGCTTCGCGTCGATCTTGTCGTTGTGCTCGGCCGCGAGCCCGCGGGCCCGGTCGGTGGCCTTGTCAGCCAGCTCGGTGGCCCGATCGGCGAACTCGTCGAACTTGTCCCACAAACTCACTGGCCTTCCCCCTTCACCGGTCGGACTCCATGGTGCCCCGCCGGTATCGGCCCGCCCAGCCCGGGCGGCCGAAACCCGGGGAATCCCAGGGTTGCCGGCCGGCAAAGCCTGGGTTGCCGGCCACCAGTGGCGGGCGCCGGCCACCGGGAGCCGGGGTTGCCGGCCACCAGGGCCCGGGCCACCCGCCGGACGAAAAAGGTCCTGGCCGCACCGATGGGTGCGGCCAGGACCGACGTTCTCGACCCGGAAGGGCGTCAGTGGTCGTCGCCCCTGTTGCCCATGTAGTCCTTGCCCTTTTCGGCGGCGCTGTCCAGCTTGTCGTCGTACTTCCCGCCGGTCTTCTCGCTCGCCATGTCACGGGCCTTGTCCATGCCCTGCTCGGCCTGATCCGGGTGGTCGCCGAGCATGTCCTTGGCCTTGTCCTTCATGTCGTCGAACTTGTCCTTCATCCCCATGACCCGTTGTCCCTCTCGTTGCGATCCGCGGCGACCGGCCGGCCGCCGCCACCACCACGAAGGCGGCTCCGGTCACCGACGCTACCCAG
This genomic interval carries:
- the clpB gene encoding ATP-dependent chaperone ClpB gives rise to the protein MNVERLTTKSREVIAAAVSAATGKGHATVEAWHLLDALLSTEGSTATALLRAAGADPGRVESATQAALAKLPTVSGSSIAEPTVSREIVNTINAAEQIARPLGDEYLSTEHLLAALARVGGQVTQALTDAGATEENLVAAFPVVRGGDRRVTTPDPEQTYKALEKYGIDLTAQAREGKLDPVIGRDAEVRRVVQVLSRRTKNNPVLIGEPGVGKTAIVEGLAQRVVAGDVPESLKNKRLVSLDLGAMIAGAQYRGQFEERLKSVLEEITGSEGQIITFIDELHTVVGAGKADGSMDAGNMLKPMLARGELRMVGATTLDEYREHIEKDPALERRFQPVLVGEPSVEDTVGILRGLKERYEVHHGVRITDAALVAAAALSDRYITDRFLPDKAIDLVDESASRLRMEIDSRPVEVDEIERAVRRLEIEEMALSKEDDDASKQRLEKLRRELADKREQLTVLNERWQNEKQHISAISETKEELDQIKREAELAERDGDLGRASELRYGRIPELEKKLADAGQELAELQANGAMLNEEVSPDDIADVVASWTGIPAGRLMEGETAKLLRMEEELGKRVIGQAEAVGAISDAVRRARSGIADENRPTGSFLFLGPTGVGKTELAKALADFLFDDERAMVRIDMSEYGEKHSVARLVGAPPGYVGYEEGGQLTEAVRRRPYSVVLLDEVEKAHADVFDILLQVLDDGRLTDGQGRTVDFRNTILILTSNLGSQVLIEPTLAEEEKKQAVLALVREHFKPEFVNRLDDVVVFHALDTSEMQAIVDIQVARLAKRLTDRRLTLHVADDAHKWLAEHGYDPMYGARPVRRLIQTAIGDQLAKELLAGAVRDGDTVSVRTAEDGSGLVVARA
- a CDS encoding FAD-dependent oxidoreductase, producing MSDIPRSTDVLIAGAGPVGLTLATVLAAAGVDTVVVDQAAEAADTSRAAVVHARTLEVLREIDLADELVAQGIVARRFTVRERDRVLLTVDFGELPTDFPFALLVPQDVTERVLTARLRAAGGDVHRPYRLTGLDVDAASVRGTLASGETVRARYVVGCDGMHSFVRGRTGIEFTGDSYPESFVLADVRLSWSEPNDQAILYLSADGVTVVAPLPGGRHRIVATVDEAPEKPSLADVRALLDARGPRRHPARVDEIAWSSRFRVHHRLAAHYRSGRLLLAGDAAHVHSPAGGQGMNTGIQDAVTLGHKLTAVLRDGAAETVLDEYEAERRPVAEEVVAFTHRMTRVATVGSAPLRGVRNTALRALDRIPAVHRAMAMNLSELANRPAAER
- a CDS encoding TetR/AcrR family transcriptional regulator gives rise to the protein MGRPKEFDVDEAVDAATQAFRDRGYEATSTQDLCDATGLCRSSIYHTFGSKRELFERSLTRYTERQTGELVDLLHADTPVPERLRALFDAIITAGSDGCFTVSSVVELAGRDDELTACALRGMSSLRGELRCAIEAGQAAGEIRTGSSPDELADFVQATIAGLQVMARGGVADTAMRHAANVALAAM
- a CDS encoding Cmx/CmrA family chloramphenicol efflux MFS transporter: MPLAVYILALSVFSLGTSEFVISGLLPEVAGDLHVSIPTAGLLISGFAIGMLVGAPILAAATLKLPRKVTLTGALAVFIAGNVLAAIAPNYPMLFGARVLTALATAAFWAVGAATAVKLAPAGAHTRALAVMVGGLTVSNIIGVPFGTLVGQHLGWRAAFLVVAGLAGIGLVGVLKVVPGGHSADPADRPNLRGELAAFRSGRLWLALATTALVQTGFIAVFSYLTPLLTRVAGVPSGLIPGVLLLFGLGNLVGITLAGQFADARQLGTLYVALAGTILVLASLALFAGSTIAAVALAFGLGLFGMACAPSMNGRVFSLAGAAPTLASSVNVSAFNAGNTIGPWLGGLVIAGGLGYASTAWVGAAVAVGALALAVLSGVADRRSRPTEPVRTDVPTTELADMAA
- a CDS encoding cation:proton antiporter regulatory subunit, with amino-acid sequence MRVRVEKAVLPGIGVRHDLATTSGRRIGVITHRSGQRDLIVYDPEDPDESSDTVPLTDDEADALAVILDASRVLSQLAGLHDQVAGTLVIEQIPVRAGSPFAGRPMGDTQARTRTGASIVAVLRHGEALASPTPDFRLAGGDLMVVVGTREGVDGVADIIAHGQTG
- a CDS encoding antitoxin, which codes for MSLWDKFDEFADRATELADKATDRARGLAAEHNDKIDAKLDRAAGFIDEKTGGKYSDKIGTGVVRAKDSLDRFAEQQPARPGQGETGQGAAGQGQTGHGEAGHGASGDASGQGASGPGAAGDAAGQG
- a CDS encoding antitoxin, with product MGMKDKFDDMKDKAKDMLGDHPDQAEQGMDKARDMASEKTGGKYDDKLDSAAEKGKDYMGNRGDDH